The window TGTTTCGGAGGTAGCCATGTCTGTCACAGCAGGTGTAACTGATATTGCCCTAGCTGTCAGGGATAAgcttagaggtaaaattgggcAAACGAAAGTGAAAAGGTATTGGCCTGGTAAAgcacccgaatgggcagatgaTGCTGATGAAGATGGGGATATTAAGATGACTAGGGCAGATGCCCTGGAGAAAGCTTTTCCTACTCGGGAAGATTCTGATGTTGTTAGGAAAGATGATCCTAGGTTGCGCCGTTTGGCTGAGAGCAAGATTGATAATCGGGAGGAAGTCAGAGCTGATCACCGGCGTATAAGGCAAGCTGAGATTATTTCAACTGAAGAGGAGGAAACCCGTCGGCAAGAATGGGCTGATATGGAGGAACAAGATGAAGACGCattggaagaaagaagaagaagaattaagGAGAAGTCCCGACTGAGAGaactagaagaagaagaagctggactcccacctgaaaaagaagaggaggaagtagaggaagaggaggaagaggaatcGGAGTATGAGACCGATTCTGAAGAGGAAATGATGGGTATGGCCATGGTGAAGCCCATTTTTGTGCCAAAGGCTGAGAGGGAAACCATAGCTGAACGTGAACGTCTTGAGGCTGAAGAACAAGCTCTTGAGGAAAAGGCAAAGAGGAAGTTAGAGGAGAGGAAGGTGGAGACAAAGCAAATTTTGGTTGAGGAGATTCAGAAGGAGGAACTTATTCAGAAGAATCTGGAAATGGAAGCAAGTATTGCTGATGTGGATACTGATGATGAAGTCAATGAGGCAGAGGAGTATGAGGCTTGGAAGGTTAGAGAGATTGCAAGGATCAAGAGGGACCGAGAGGCCCGCGAGGCAATTTTTAAGGACAAGGAAGAGGCTGAGAAGTACAGGAACATGACAgaggaagagaagagagagtGGGATCGGAAAAATCCGAAACAGGCTCTGCAACCAAAGCAGAAGTGGAATTTTATGCAGAAATATTACCATAAGGGTGTTTTCTTCCAGGATAACCCAGATGACCTTGCTGCCACTGCTGGAACATCTGATATTTATCATCGTGATTACTCTGCCCCGACTGGAGAAGATAAAATGGATAAATCAATATTGCCTAAGGTCATGCAAGTGAAGAAGTTTGGCCGCAGTGGAAGAACCAAATGGACTCATCTTGTCAATGAAGATACAACTGATTGGAACAACCCGTAAGTTTGCTTATCCCatcaaatttttgataaattaattttGCTCCTCTAAACTAATAAAGAAATGGCTTTTACAGTCCTTTCAAAAAATTTATTGTCATAATTTGGGTTCATAACTCCATATTACTCAAATTAGCTGATAATTTGTAGCACCTAGGTATACCTTATGGTTATGGTATTTTGCACTCCCCTGTTGCTGATATCTGTATTTTGTGTTTGACCAATTTTTATGTATGCACTGTTATTTTTAGTTAGGTGTCTAAAAGTCCAACTCTTTGAGCGTTTGATGGTATTTTCTTGTGACACCGGATGTGAAGTTAATGTATAGATGTGTAAAACATTAAAGGGTTAGAAGTACtgcattttaaaattaaaatcagtTACACTTCGCATGTGGATACAACTGTTAATAGTTTTATTCTTTTGTTTCAAGCTGTTTTTTATGAGGTTATATGGCTCTTGAAGaagatatttcagtttagtatatTTAATTTGGATGGAGGAGTTAACATTGATTCCTGTTTGAATTGCAGGTGGACATACAACGATGCGCTTCGTGCAAAATACAATACAAAAATGGCCGGAATGAACGCATCTATAGCTAGACCGAGAGGAAGCAAGAAGTTGAAGGATTGGGAAAGACGATAAATTAGAAACAGAGTCAATTATTGTTTATATCAAATTAAGGGCAGAtggaacattttttttatctggtTGATTTTATACATTGACTGGAGTTTGGAATGTGAGGAATGCCCTAAACGAAGGGAAAAAGAGGAGTGTGCTACATTCTGTAaagaaatgaatgaaaaatattaggAAAAACATTCCACTGTGGTTTATTAGCAGCATAAAACTTGGAAAAACTATGTTTATTATTCTAGGGAGCCTAAGCACTGCAAGAATTAGTGAGTAGTAAATTATAGAGATAAAGGTCCAACAAAAGAGGTGAATGATTGAGTATGAAGAGACGAGATTTGAATTTTTGTGCTAGTCAAACTTAAACAACCAACTATCATATTCAAATGTCCAGTCTTAATTCATAAAATGGGAACACATATTATATTTGTTAGCTATTAAATTTAGGGATAAGATACTAAAATAGGTTTAAGGTTTTTgataagtatcaatttaggctcaacatttaaaatagtataaatataggtttaacgtttataacataatataatttaggcttaacgtttacaatatagcatcaatttaggtctcacgtataaaataacactaatataggcttaacgtttataaaataatacgaatttaaacttaacgtttacaaaatatatccaatttaagctaaacgtcacaattaaattaaccatattattttcttttcctattaaatttatatgttatctttttatttagttctattttttttatttatgataatacaattaattaatattcttacccattaaaattttatatttgtttttcatcaaccattctaTGACTCATAAATttcatggctcatgtaatatatgcaaactaaaagtaattgaatatctacAATATTTCGAATACTGAATAATGTATaatgtatcaatattattttaactagtgttcgaaatattgtggatattcaattacttttagtttgtaTATATTACAtgaatcattgatgaaaaacaaatataagattttaatgggcaataatactaattaattgtattataataaataggaATAtcgaactaaataaaaagataacatataaagttaatagggaaagaatataacatgattaatttaattatgacgtttagcttaaattgtatatattttgtaaacgttaagcttaaattcgtattattttgtaaacgttaaatctatattggtgctattttgtacgtgatgcctaaattgatgttatattataaacgttaagcctaaattgatattatgttgtaaacgttaaacctatattggtactattttggacgttgaacctaaattggtacttccccaaaaaccttaggtcTATTTTGACACCTTATCccttaaatttactttaaacattcaAAATTGCATAGAAGATGAGTTGAAGTAGAATATGAGGTTGAAGAAATTTACttctatttgttttttttatatatttctaCTTGCTCTTCATCATTCTTagtttatgtttttgttttcttcgtTGATTTTAGATTGAAACGTGGTCACTTGGGAAGAAGATGGATTAAGAAGATGATGGGTTTGTAaaagtattttaaaaaaatatattggaaAAATCTAGTTTAGTAGCATATGTCCAAATGATTCTAAGGTGTAGTTTTATGAATCTAAGGTGtagttttataaattaacctaaaAGAAATGAAGCATTACCCTACCCTAAAATAAACGTCTCCTAAATCTATGCAAATAGTAGTTAATTGTGATTTTAAAACAATTgatttacttttaatatttatctCCTAATTCTACTTtcaatgtaatttttttattgctaCGGTTTATTTATAGgattttctttatttcaatgtaattgtgatttaataagtctatattatttttatttagggTGAATCatcaaatttatttgattagtCAGAATTTATATAGATACCGCCATTTATCTTTATTAacattaaatttttcttttagtgTATATAGCGATAAATATGATTTTTTCGTTTAAGcttttgtttgggagtttggaggttaatggaggGGAGAGTTAAAGGAcgtaatggaaagggaagggaagtgaTAGAATGGAAAGTTAACAATTAATCTTGttttacttcaaaaaaaaaaaacaattaatcttgtttgggagtttataggatgtaaatgaggttaaatgtttaaccttgtttgagagtttaaatatggagggaaataaatgttaaatttactctgcagagacaaaaaattttaaaaaagtttacgttactcccattaacccccaatttggaggttagagtttggaggttagaggaagtaaacatttaaccccattaacctccatttactctcaaaaaataactcccaaaTAAGGTTAACTCaatacttaaccttccattactcccatttacttccattaacctccTTCCAAACAAGGGCTAAAGTGATAGaatattatatatacaaaaataaattgataaatCTTAACAAGACAAAAGTACATAAAATGAGTttaaatttacatatttaatatCATAGATCATTATAGAGTAATGGTAGACAGTTCTTGACAGTTCTTAAAACAACAATGAACTTTTCAAATAAAAACAACAACGATGAAAAACATACTTTACCCGGAATCGATTTTACCGTCTTTTCTCAACGAATAACTTCATAATATTTCAATGAATCAAATCTATGTAATAATAGAAAACTCATCAACGTTTCTATGATGAAAAACATGATAATGTGGATATAAAGAGGCATAACACATATACCAGAAAAACTACATAtacaataaaaaatagaaaacgcTCTAAAGTAGAAACTATTAAACGAAGAAGTTGAAGTTTTCTTGAAAGCTAGGTTTtaatagggtaaagttcaaataaaacccatgtggtttcactaattttcaaataaagaactgtggtttactttttgtcaaaacaaggattgaggtttcaaacttggattaatgctattaaaaccatttttaacgatctgaaaatgaaaattttcaataattaaagttgttcaatgtcatattttctatggatctacattttcgattttcgaaaatcatcttttttggaactttctctctctaaacactaactttctctctctttaccaaacatcatctaaacaatctcaaaataaaaaagttgaagaattaaagttacttagaatattagtagtttttaaaatatgtcatttttgaagtcgtcaaatgtgattttaatagtatcaatagaaaaagtccttattttgttaaagttaaaaacctcaatcctcgttttgacaaaaagtaaaccacagtcctttatctgaaaattagtgaaaccacatgggttttatttgaactttacccgttttaatatgataataataacaaaattatttatgaaaagaaaataatcaTTTTGGAGTTGAAAATAGAATGGGGGCAATTCTAAAAATAGAATTGAGGAAGACCAAAAGCTGAAATCAGAACTCAAATTCTCAATTCATCTAAATCACCACCACCCACTACCCGCCAGCTTAATTCACCGGGGTGCTTCCATCCTTGAGTTCCGTTTTCCGGTTCGCGCTATGCAATCAATAGTAGTCCCTGTCCCTCGTCGATCTCCGTAAGTAGCATTGCCCCTCATATCTCACCGGGCCACCACATCCCCGGTCGCTGGCGCAGATTTCTTTTCATTGAGGTAAATAACCTAACCCCAAATCCTTAATTCTAAATTCATTATACGCTAAACGTCATTCTGGATTCTCTACTGCGCACACTCATAGACGATTTCAGTAGGCAAGGGTACTTGATTTCCATTTTCATTCTTCCCCATGAATCCATCAGAATCATTTCAGACAACCTTAACCAATTAATCTAGTTTGTGAATGTATTAACAAAAACTGCTTTTGGTGTAATTTGTGCTCGCGTTTATCTTTATAAACCCCTGAAAGAGGCCAAGGGTGATGATCAAGATGCTGAAATGGCGGCCAAGAATGAGAAATTGACCATGCAGTGTTGGAGATGGCTACCAAGATACTTCGGATTGTTTATGATTTTTGAATTGTGAATTAATGCAATTTTTGTATCGAGTATATGAATATTCCATGAATTTATAACTGCTTAAGTTTGATTGGATAAATCTTTTGTTTTTCCTCTCATCTCATAGCCTTCTCAATTCCCTAGTCTCTAATCAACTATTTCATTCAGTACTATTATACATATTTAAAATTCAGTTAATTTGGTTCGGTAATTTCTGTCCGTTAAATGTTAAAGTTTATTTGGTATTAAAATTATATCAATAGTTGGTTTGGTTCCTTAACTGAACTGATTCTCGCGCAGCCCTAATTGGAAGCTTTGGTATTTCTAATTTCTTACGTTTACTTGCCATTTTCGTATGTCTGTTCGAAGAGTGTTTAGCGTCAACAGGTGTCTAGACTAGAGGTAGTTTATACCAATAAGAAAGGTGCACAGTTCttttatgatatatttttttggttAAAAATGCTGAATtagttttctatttatttttgtgtCTTAGGCAGTGCATAGACGAGGTAAATAGCACCTGGTTTGGAGACTAAACAAGTGGTCTCTTTTGTTGTCTTGTTTCAGAGGTAGCCATGTCGGTCACAGCAGGTGTAACTGATATTGCCCTAGCTGTCAGGGATAAgcttagaggtaaaattgggcAAACAAAAGTGAAAAGGTATTGGCCTGGTAAAGCACCCGAGTGGGCAGATGATGCTGATGAGGATGGGGATATTAAGATGACTAGGGCAGATGCCCTGGAGAAAGCTTTTCCTACTCGGGAAGATTCTGATGTTGTTAGGAAAGATGATCCTAGGTTGCGGCGTTTGGCTGAGAGCAAGATTGATAATCGGGAGGAAGTCAGAGCTGATCACCGGCGTATACGGCAAGCTGAGATTATTTCAACTGAAGAGGAGGAAACCCGTCGGCAAGAATGGGCTGATATGGAGGAACAAGATGAAGACGCattggaagaaagaagaagaagaattaagGAGAAGTCCCGACTGAGAGAACTAGAAGAAGAAGGAGCTGGACTCCCacctgaagaagaagaggaggaagtagaggaagaggaggaagaggaatcTGAGTATGAGACGGATTCTGAAGAGGAAATGATGGGTATGGCCATGGTGAAGCCCATTTTTGTGCCAAAGGCTGAGAGGGAAACCATAGCTGAACGTGAACGTCTTGAGGCTGAAGAACAAGCTCTTGAGGAAAAGGCAAGGAGGAAGTTAGAGGAGAGGAAGGTGGAGACAAAGCAAATTTTGGTTGAGGAGATTCAGAAGGAGGAACTTATTCAGAAGAATCTGGAAATGGAAGCAAGTATTGCTGATGTGGATACTGATGATGAAGTCAATGAGGCAGAGGAGTATGAGACTTGGAAGGTTAGAGAGATTGCAAGGATCAAGAGGGACCGAGAGGCCCGTGAAGCAATTTTTAAGGATAAGGAAGAGGCTGAGAAGTATAGAAACATGACAgaggaagagaagagagagtGGGATCGGAAAAATCCGAAACAGGCTCCGCCACCAAAGCGGAAGTGGATTTTTATGCAGAAATATTACCACAAGGGTGTTTTCTTCCAGGATAACCCGGATGACCTTGCTGCCACTGCTGGAACATCTGATATTTATCAGCGTGATTACTCTGCCCCAACTGGAGGAGATAAAATGGATAAATCCATATTGCCTAAGGTGATGCAAGTCAAGGACTTTGGCCGCAGTGGAAGAACCAAATGGACTCATCTTGTCAACGAAGATACAACTGATTGGAACAATCCGTAAGTTTGCTTCTCCCagcaattttttaattatttcatGTTTCTATTATTTTCTCTTTAAGCTTTTATCCATATGATTTATTTTTGCTCCtctaaattaataaagaaaTATTTTTTTGCAGTCCTTTTGAAATTTTTGTCCCCATAATTTGGGACAATAACTCCATATTACTGAAATTAGCTGAATAATTTGTAGCACCTAGGAACATGGCGGCTGGTGGTATACCTTCTTATGAGTGTGCTATTTTGCACTTACCTGTTGCTGATATCTGTGATTTGTGTTTGACCAATTTTTATGTATGCACTATTATTTTAAGTAAAAGGTGTCTAAAACTAAGTCTTAAGTGTTTGATGGTATATTCTTGTAAACTGGAACCTCGGACACCAGATACGAAGTTATTGCATAACTGTGTAACATTAAAGGGTTAGAACTACTGTTAATATTGGCTTCATAAGAATTTCATCTCCTAGTTATTCTTTTTTTGTCAAGCTGTTTAACATTGGTTCCTGTTTGATTTGCAGGTGGACATACAACGATGCTCTTCGTGCAAAATACAATACAAAAATGGCCGGAATGAACGGAGCTATAGCTAGACCCAGAGGCAGCAAGAAGTTGAAGGATTGGGATAATAGACGATAAATTACAAACAGAGGCCATTCTTGTTTATAACATCTTTAACGCAAATGGAACAAATGAATTCCACTACTTTATTAACATCTGCATTAGTTTTATTACATCTGACTGAAGTTTGGAATGTGACAGATGCCCTAAATGAACTTCAGTCAAAAACCTCGACTGAAGTTCGGAATGAGGCATTCTGCTTTGCACTTAGGAGGGATCATTCCCATGATATGATTCAACATCTTAGTACACAACCTATAATGGTGATCTTCTAGTAACCGAATGTATTGCTCTATTGTATGCAAACTCCGCCTGTGCTACTGCAAAATCCCAAGTTCTTAGGTTATTTTTGCATATACTCAGAAGATTTCCCACCGTTATGTTCACAATCTTTGTATGACCATCGATTAAGGACGAATAAAACAATGCCCAAAGAGTGCCAAAAATGGCCAAGGAACATGAAATTGCGTCAGCAATTATGCTTGAGTCtcaattattgttgttgaaTAAATTGATGATAACAATTAGGAGGCATATCCATTGAAGAAAAGG is drawn from Euphorbia lathyris chromosome 9, ddEupLath1.1, whole genome shotgun sequence and contains these coding sequences:
- the LOC136206806 gene encoding uncharacterized protein; the encoded protein is MSVTAGVTDIALAVRDKLRGKIGQTKVKRYWPGKAPEWADDADEDGDIKMTRADALEKAFPTREDSDVVRKDDPRLRRLAESKIDNREEVRADHRRIRQAEIISTEEEETRRQEWADMEEQDEDALEERRRRIKEKSRLRELEEEEAGLPPEKEEEEVEEEEEEESEYETDSEEEMMGMAMVKPIFVPKAERETIAERERLEAEEQALEEKAKRKLEERKVETKQILVEEIQKEELIQKNLEMEASIADVDTDDEVNEAEEYEAWKVREIARIKRDREAREAIFKDKEEAEKYRNMTEEEKREWDRKNPKQALQPKQKWNFMQKYYHKGVFFQDNPDDLAATAGTSDIYHRDYSAPTGEDKMDKSILPKVMQVKKFGRSGRTKWTHLVNEDTTDWNNPWTYNDALRAKYNTKMAGMNASIARPRGSKKLKDWERR
- the LOC136206632 gene encoding uncharacterized protein; amino-acid sequence: MSVTAGVTDIALAVRDKLRGKIGQTKVKRYWPGKAPEWADDADEDGDIKMTRADALEKAFPTREDSDVVRKDDPRLRRLAESKIDNREEVRADHRRIRQAEIISTEEEETRRQEWADMEEQDEDALEERRRRIKEKSRLRELEEEGAGLPPEEEEEEVEEEEEEESEYETDSEEEMMGMAMVKPIFVPKAERETIAERERLEAEEQALEEKARRKLEERKVETKQILVEEIQKEELIQKNLEMEASIADVDTDDEVNEAEEYETWKVREIARIKRDREAREAIFKDKEEAEKYRNMTEEEKREWDRKNPKQAPPPKRKWIFMQKYYHKGVFFQDNPDDLAATAGTSDIYQRDYSAPTGGDKMDKSILPKVMQVKDFGRSGRTKWTHLVNEDTTDWNNPWTYNDALRAKYNTKMAGMNGAIARPRGSKKLKDWDNRR